The bacterium genome segment TTTCTCTTATATAAACGATGTTTTTCCCCGTCCCGATCCAAGGGAGGCAGACCATGGGCAAACGTCTGGTATTGGTGGGGGCCGGCCACGCCCACCTGACAACGATCTCGGCCATCAGAAGCCTGGTCAAACGTGGTCACACGGTAACGGTGATAGCCCCGTCCGACCATCACTACTACTCCGGCATGGCACCCGGCATGCTTTCGGGCACCTACCGCCCCCAGGAGATCCGTTTTAACGTTTATAAGCTGACCACCAGCCGTGGCGGCCAGTTCATCAAAGGAAAAGTTACCAGGATCAACCCTGCCCAGCAAGAGGTCCTCCTGGAAGGTGGCCAACGTGTCCATTACGACGTCGTTTCCTTTAACGTTGGCAGCGTGATCCCATCCGGGAAGATGGAGCTGGGCGATGGATCAGTGTTTCCGGTCAAACCCATCGAAAGGATCGTGGAAGGACGAACCGCCATCCTGGACATGTGGGATGGGCACGATTCCGGGAAGCCTCTTGAACTTGTTGTCGTCGGAGGAGGCCCTGCGGGGGTGGAAATGGCGGGAGCCTTGTGGCGCCTTTCCAGGGATAACAGGATCCAAAGTCGGACCACTCTTTTGACCGGAAGCGAACTCCTCGGCCTTTTTCCCAGACGTCTTCAGGCCAAAGTTCGCCGTTCACTGGGAAAAAGAGGGATTCAGATCAGAGAGGGGTCGCGGGTTACATCAATAGGGGCCCACCGTGTCACCCTGGAGGACGGATCCACCATTCCCGCGGACATTACGCTTCTTGCCACCGGGATCATCCCCTCCCGTCTTTTTGCCGAATCCGGTTTACCTGCAGCCGTTGATGGCGGACTTCTTGTGAACAACTATCTCCAGAGTGTTGAATACCCCCAGATCTTCGGTGGGGGTGATTGCGTCACCCTTCAAGAGGGGCCCCTTGCCCGAGTAGGGGTCTATGCGGTCAGGGAAAACCCGGTGCTGCTGACCAACCTGGCTGCGGCCCTGGAAGAAAAACCTTTACAGAGGTTCGATCCCGGCAGCTCAGAATTCCTGCTCATTCTCAACATGGGGGATGGTACTGCGGTCTTTAGAAAGGGA includes the following:
- a CDS encoding FAD-dependent oxidoreductase produces the protein MGKRLVLVGAGHAHLTTISAIRSLVKRGHTVTVIAPSDHHYYSGMAPGMLSGTYRPQEIRFNVYKLTTSRGGQFIKGKVTRINPAQQEVLLEGGQRVHYDVVSFNVGSVIPSGKMELGDGSVFPVKPIERIVEGRTAILDMWDGHDSGKPLELVVVGGGPAGVEMAGALWRLSRDNRIQSRTTLLTGSELLGLFPRRLQAKVRRSLGKRGIQIREGSRVTSIGAHRVTLEDGSTIPADITLLATGIIPSRLFAESGLPAAVDGGLLVNNYLQSVEYPQIFGGGDCVTLQEGPLARVGVYAVRENPVLLTNLAAALEEKPLQRFDPGSSEFLLILNMGDGTAVFRKGEWIFKGKPAFWIKDFIDRRFMRKFQLSGELEEEL